In Hermetia illucens chromosome 1, iHerIll2.2.curated.20191125, whole genome shotgun sequence, one genomic interval encodes:
- the LOC119646923 gene encoding transcription factor TFIIIB component B'' homolog — protein MSTRRRIKAAAILPPKRPTRDSSAAASAPKQVKVEPKLEVKSEPKVEVKTESDVPTLPPVEKVPPIELKSPDKPVPVADKVPVDSYATSTELAANEVVAVVQESIDLTDNDLFKSPPVLANHRRTESFSASDAEYDRNEDLGAHKLGAQGPPSPVKFRQRIRPTPFFGMRRNSTQGYGSDMEDEPRRQRHTSTSSNTGGSTPQRIRPPTVQRIRTESSCSNFSDYSKDPSIKHSSKPPTFADNSRANTARREFLVRFNGGVPEKTSMKMSDLIYYNPSTNPMVATDPQKPTESAGEEIKNESTPEESPRIKPEAEEKETAMPVPQLKLGPDGEMILDEQSLVIETTADKEARATLANTKVIYMDEFSGNNGFYRRTKRTKDWSSEETIKFYRCLHTVGTDFSLMLALFPNRSRRDLKLKFKKEERTNLNLINKALLYPKTFNVSELKQELDKEEHEKEAKRKEKEEIEKQKAEKKAILKQRPRTRIKYTSKSSNILKDGDLVYELEENTSEQKVSSPVQTEIRVEKKKRTRKPKQAPTLPLSEKLTENIPAEDKKHPIEDFIVENQINNIHENSVEPGLQTIIGTVSDPLSLESVDQIDPNHPSSAIENYTYTCDPDIIPSETVEVSSVEIIDVEYNEQYVPEPSENSIVPDVSSIKAELPSTKETTLNAQNEPQPEDLPIKISKLEKDTEGGITVSDEYPDVFDYEKTQTEPKPLHVKSEEVEKIDENQKHNEPVENIKQDKNDATEDEVYEVEVIPNVKEDSNVGGAKRENEEVSATVEEVVENEEPCETISPEAQNNEITSSKDVDAAMERFMLNDLGKILTDLVNGSLVVVASEDEENPSRVINEIYIMDKETGTLSDVPLDLPEDIVNCIVEELNITAA, from the exons ATGTCCACCCGACGgcgaataaaagcagcagctaTCCTGCCGCCGAAAAGACCAACACGAGATTCCTCAGCCGCGGCATCCGCTCCAAAACAAGTTAAAGTCGAACCAAAACTCGAAGTGAAAAGTGAGCCAAAAGTTGAAGTGAAAACAGAATCAGATGTGCCCACATTACCTCCAGTGGAGAAAGTGCCTCCGATCGAATTAAAGTCACCAGATAAACCTGTGCCCGTGGCTGATAAGGTACCAGTGGACAGTTATGCCACGAGTACAGAGCTAGCAGCAAATGAAGTGGTCGCTGTCGTCCAGGAATCAATCGACCTAACTGACAATGATCTATTCAAGTCACCGCCCGTGCTGGCGAATCATAGACGAACTGAAAGTTTCAGTGCATCGGATGCAGAATATGATAGGAATGAAGACTTGGGTGCTCATAAGCTCGGTGCCCAAGGACCTCCGTCTCCAGTCAAATTTCGGCAAAGGATACGGCCGACCCCGTTCTTCGGGATGAGGAGGAATAGCACGCAG GGTTATGGTTCTGATATGGAAGATGAACCACGTCGACAAAGACATACAAGCACAAGTTCAAATACAGGCGGATCTACCCCACAGCGAATACGACCGCCCACTGTCCAACGAATTCGAACGGAATCTTCCTGCTCCAATTTTTCAGATTATAGTAAAGACCCCAG TATTAAACATAGTTCAAAGCCTCCAACTTTCGCCGATAATTCTCGTGCGAATACCGCTCGAAGGGAGTTTCTTGTACGTTTCAATGGCGGCGTACCAGAAAAGACTAGTATGAAAATGTCTGATCTAATTTATTATAACCCATCAACAAACCCAATGGTAGCGACTGATCCTCAAAAGCCAACTGAATCCGCTGGcgaagaaataaaaaatgaatCCACGCCTGAGGAGTCACCTAGAATTAAACCAGAAGCAGAAGAAAAG GAAACTGCCATGCCAGTACCTCAGCTGAAATTAGGACCGGATGGCGAAATGATTCTTGATGAGCAAAGTTTAGTTATTGAAACGACGGCAGATAAAGAGGCTCGTGCAACCCTCGCTAATACTAAAGTGATTTACATGGACGAGTTCAGTGGAA ATAATGGCTTTTATAGGAGAACAAAAAGAACAAAAGACTGGTCATCTGAAGAGACGATAAAATTCTATCGGTGTTTACATACGGTCGGGACGGATTTTTCGCTAATGTTGGCGTTATTTCCTAATCGGTCCAGAAGAGATCTCAAATTAAAG ttcaaaaaggaagaaagaaccAACCTTAATCTTATAAACAAAGCGCTGTTATATCCAAAGACATTTAATGTTTCGGAACTGAAGCAAGAATTGGATAAGGAGGAGCACGAAAAGGAAgccaaacgaaaagaaaaagaagagatcgAAAAACAAAAGGCAGAAAAGAAAGC GATTTTGAAACAAAGACCAAGGACCAGAATTAAGTATACTAGTAAAAGCAGCAACATTTTAAAAGATGGCGACTTAGTATATGAACTAGAAGAGAACACTTCTGAGCAAAAAGTATCATCCCCAGTCCAAACCGAAATTAgggtagaaaagaagaaaagaacgcGAAAACCGAAGCAAGCCCCAACGTTACCTTTGTCAGAAAAACTAACTGAAAATATCCCTGCAGAAGACAAAAAGCATCCAATTGAAGATTTCATTGTTGAAAACCAAATCAACAATATTCATGAAAACTCAGTGGAGCCGGGCTTGCAAACAATAATAGGTACCGTGTCCGACCCATTATCCCTGGAATCTGTTGATCAGATAGATCCCAACCATCCATCATCAGCTATAGAAAATTACACTTACACCTGTGATCCAGACATCATTCCCAGCGAAACTGTTGAAGTTAGCAGCGTGGAAATAATTGATGTTGAATATAATGAGCAATACGTGCCCGAACCGAGTGAAAATTCAATTGTTCCAGATGTATCATCTATTAAGGCAGAGCTCCCTTCAACTAAAGAGACAACTTTAAATGCCCAAAATGAACCGCAACCGGAAGACCTTCCGATTAAAATTTCGAAGCTTGAAAAAGATACAGAAGGCGGAATTACTGTCTCGGATGAGTATCCCGATGTTTTTGATTATGAAAAAACTCAAACCGAGCCAAAGCCGCTCCATGTTAAAAGTGAGGAAGTGGAGAAGATCGACGAAAATCAAAAACACAATGAACCGGTAGAAAATATTAAACAAGATAAAAATGATGCGACAGAGGACGAAGTTTATGAAGTGGAGGTCATTCCTAACGTAAAAGAGGACTCTAATGTTGGTGGAGCTAAACGAGAAAATGAAGAAGTATCAGCTACTGTAGAAGAAGTCGTAGAAAACGAAGAACCATGCGAGACAATTAGTCCGGAAGCTCAAAACAATGAAATTACCTCATCAAAAGACGTTGACGCTGCAATGGAACGATTCATGCTTAATGACTTAGGAAAAATTCTAACAGATCTCGTGAATGGGTCACTAGTCGTGGTTGCCAGCGAAGATGAAGAGAATCCTTCAAGGGTAATCAATGAAATTTATATAATGGACAAAGAAACAGGAACGCTAAGTGATGTGCCCCTCGATTTGCCAGAAGATATTGTGAACTGTATAGTGGAAGAATTGAATATAACGGCGGCCTGA
- the LOC119648603 gene encoding glutathione S-transferase C-terminal domain-containing protein homolog, translating into MTGKLYIEIHTNRSNGDATDKQVSIESYVALYVYEFCDKPSSIELNFVEHNEDSRTDDFPLMLNIDQFQYKQIKLDRDNHEVSDLKMPMFVKESTSIAGLCAVCREIVSEYCGEKNRQELLGFKGSCLLAPAECSIWTKFCEIDIIDAFKTIQKMSFENDGALNNELVIPYAFSRFETHMSQPVRIHNIYKLARDKANGLTELPGSNELDKGDGQLKKSKVFIKSSVPIKDLNIDHHFAEGCFITLADVILYACYSLCFTQMSAINKLRETIPLTFNWFENVTKKDEAFKTTFESILLLTPKKDSEENPNISYTKEETENCSLYKSDPKRYKPRDRIYTKQDCVEESLEQFSRLNISATSETGKHFNEVDLDCDAMFFDSYPEVGDLPEKRIVRKKQQLENLANAVISIAKKGDRIVDFCSGSGHLGIILAAMLPKCHIIFLENKAISLKRARDRAEKLNLKNCSFYQSNLDYFIGKFDVGTSLHACGTATDIVIWQCIRNRAKFVCCPCCYGSVTSMPHISYPRSKTFNTIMDEKKYLYIAHAADQAHNAEKTECNREKSVQGQYCMDIIDTDRKLMAEEAGYNVILTRLQPEDCTPKNRLLLGII; encoded by the coding sequence ATGACTGGGAAACTCTATATTGAAATCCACACTAACCGCAGCAACGGCGACGCGACCGACAAACAAGTATCAATCGAATCATATGTAGCACTGTATGTCTATGAATTTTGCGATAAACCATCCAGTATTGAACTAAATTTTGTGGAACATAACGAAGACTCGAGAACGGACGACTTTCCATTAATGTTAAATATCGACCAATTCCAGTACAAGCAAATAAAATTAGATCGAGACAATCATGAGGTGAGTGACCTAAAAATGCCCATGTTTGTGAAGGAGAGCACGTCAATTGCAGGTCTCTGCGCTGTTTGTCGAGAAATTGTATCAGAGTATTGTGGTGAGAAAAATCGCCAAGAGTTGCTTGGTTTTAAGGGATCTTGCTTATTGGCACCGGCCGaatgctcgatctggacgaaatTCTGCGAAATCGATATAATCGATGCGTTCAAAACGATTCAGAAGATGAGTTTTGAAAACGATGGCGCGTTGAATAACGAGCTGGTTATTCCGTATGCATTTTCGAGATTCGAAACGCATATGTCTCAGCCAGTACGTATTcataatatttacaaattagCTCGTGATAAGGCGAACGGATTAACAGAACTACCAGGAAGCAACGAATTGGACAAAGGTGATGGACAATTGAAGAAATCCAAAGTGTTCATTAAAAGTAGTGTCCCGATAAAGGACTTGAATATTGACCATCATTTTGCCGAAGGTTGCTTTATAACCCTAGCAGATGTCATTTTATATGCCTGCTATTCGTTATGCTTTACTCAAATGTCCGCTATAAATAAATTGCGGGAAACTATTCCACTAACCTTTAACTGGTTCGAAAATGTAACCAAAAAAGACGAAGCTTTCAAAACTACATTTGAGTCCATTCTCCTCCTTACACCGAAAAAGGACtctgaagaaaatccaaacATTTCATATACAAAAGAAGAAACCGAAAATTGTAGCCTGTACAAAAGCGATCCAAAGCGCTACAAACCGAGAGATCGTATTTATACCAAACAAGATTGTGTTGAAGAGAGCTTAGAACAATTTTCGCGACTCAATATATCTGCTACTAGTGAAACTGGCAAGCATTTCAACGAAGTCGATTTAGATTGCGATGCTATGTTCTTCGATTCATATCCAGAAGTTGGGGACCTGCCAGAGAAGCGTATAGTCCGAAAAAAGCAGCAACTTGAAAATCTGGCGAATGCCGTAATCTCAATCGCTAAGAAAGGAGATCGGATTGTTGACTTTTGTAGCGGATCCGGACATTTGGGAATTATTCTCGCCGCTATGCTTCCCAAGTGCCACATAATTTTCCTCGAAAATAAAGCAATATCGCTAAAACGTGCTCGAGATAGAGCTGAAAAGTTGAACTTGAAAAATTGTTCTTTCTATCAAAGCAATCTTGATTACTTTATCGGAAAATTTGATGTGGGAACGTCATTGCATGCGTGCGGCACGGCAACGGATATTGTTATTTGGCAGTGCATTCGCAATCGAGCTAAGTTTGTGTGTTGCCCATGCTGTTATGGGTCGGTTACTTCGATGCCTCATATTTCGTATCCTCGTAGTAAAACTTTCAATACAATTATGGACGAGAAGAAATATCTGTATATTGCACATGCCGCCGATCAGGCGCATAATGCTGAGAAGACTGAATGCAATCGAGAAAAAAGTGTGCAAGGACAATATTGTATGGATATCATCGACACCGATCGGAAGCTTATGGCTGAAGAGGCAGGCTATAATGTTATTCTGACGCGACTGCAACCTGAGGATTGCACGCCGAAAAATCGCTTGTTGTTAGgcataatttga
- the LOC119648611 gene encoding peroxisomal multifunctional enzyme type 2 has protein sequence MPELRFDGRVAVVTGAGAGLGREYALLFGARGAKVVVNDLGGSSTGEGSSKRAADVVVDEIVAKGGIACADYNSVVEGEKIIETAIKNFGRVDILVNNAGILRDKSVANISNEDWDLVHNVHLKGSFKTSQAAWPIFKKQKYGRIILTSSNSGVYGNFGQANYSAAKLGLVGLSNTLAIEGAKYNIHCNVIVPTAASRLTQGILPEFLFNELKPKLIAPVVVYLCHESNTDNGAIIESAAGFAAKLEIVRGRGTVLRKSIEQETITPEEVQEGWSKVTDMAHAKRIDAMTRASTSLMTVLEDLRENSKENFTAEDIFSFGSKDLILYALGIGASVKNPKDMRFLYENHPDFGAIPSYFVLPGLLLSMTSSLVGSAVTHTKVDFTNILHGEQYIEIVSDIPLAATLVTKGKVLDVMDKKSGAVVVTQANSYDESGSLIVINQSQTFVVGAGNFNGKKTPGPGVIQAIPAPSRNPDSTIRYKTSEDQAAIYRLSGDLNPLHIDPNVALMAGFKVPILHGLCTLGFSVRAVLEKYADNNPALFKAVKVRFTKPVIPGQTLQIDMWRDGNRIFFKTSVVETKQDVITGAYVDLKDVIESGKSSKL, from the exons ATGCCTGAACTGCGATTTGATGGACGGGTGGCCGTGGTGACCGGGGCCGGTGCAGGATTGGGCCGAGAGTACGCGCTACTGTTTGGAGCCAGAGGAGCAAAGGTCGTGGTCAATGATCTGGGCGGAAGTAGCACCGGCGAAGGCAGCTCCAAAAGGGCGGCCGATGTGGTTGTTGACGAGATTGTTGCGAAGG GTGGTATTGCCTGCGCTGATTACAATTCCGTCGTTGAAGGTGAAAAAATCATTGAAACTGCTATAAAAAATTTTGGCCGCGTCGATATTCTCGTCAATAATGCTGGCATCTTGCGCGATAAAAGTGTTGCtaatatttcaaatgaagaCTGGGATTTGGTGCATAATGTCCATTTGAAAGGAAGTTTCAAGACATCCCAAGCAGCATGGCCTATTTTCAAGAAACAAAAATACGGACGCATCATCTTAACCTCAAGTAACTCTGGAGTTTATGGTAACTTTGGCCAGGCAAACTACAGTGCAGCTAAGTTGGGACTTGTTGGATTGTCTAACACTTTAGCTATTGAGGGAGCCAAATATAACATTCATTGCAATGTTATTGTTCCAACTGCAGCTTCTCGACTAACTCAGGGCATCTTGCCGGAATTCTTGTTCAATGAATTAA AGCCCAAATTGATTGCTCCAGTCGTTGTCTATTTATGCCACGAAAGCAATACCGATAATGGTGCCATAATTGAAAGCGCAGCTGGTTTCGCAGCTAAGCTTGAAATTGTTCGTGGCAGAGGAACCGTTTTGAGGAAGTCAATTGAACAGGAGACCATCACACCAGAGGAAGTGCAAGAAGGATGGTCGAAAGTTACTGATATGGCCCACGCCAAACGTATTGATGCAATGACTCGAGCAAGTACTTCCCTTATGACTGTTCTGGAAGACCTTAGAGAGAATTCTAAGGAAAATTTCACCGCTGAAGATATTTTCTCGTTTGGTTCGAAAGATCTGATTCTTTACGCTTTGGGAA TTGGAGCATCTGTCAAGAATCCTAAAGATATGAGATTCCTTTATGAAAATCACCCCGATTTTGGGGCCATACCTTCATACTTTGTCTTACCAGGTCTTCTGCTCAGTATGACCTCCAGTTTAGTCGGGTCCGCTGTTACGCACACTAAAGTTGACTTCACCAAt attttacaCGGCGAACAATACATCGAAATCGTAAGTGACATCCCATTAGCGGCCACCCTAGTAACAAAAGGAAAAGTGCTGGACGTTATGGATAAAAagtctggtgcggttgttgtCACGCAAGCGAACTCATATGACGAAAGTGGTTCCCTGATTGTCATTAACCAAAGCCAGACCTTCGTAGTTGGAGCCGGTAACTTCAATGGAAAGAAAACACCAGGTCCAGGTGTTATTCAGGCTATTCCAGCCCCATCTCGAAATCCTGACTCAACAATTCGGTATAAGACGAGTGAGGATCAAGCTGCCATTTATCGGCTTTCTGGAGATTTGAATCCACTTCACATTGATCCAAACGTTGCTCTTATGGCTGGTTTCAAAGTTCCAATTTTGCATGGTTTATGTACTTTGG GCTTCTCTGTACGAGCTGTACTCGAGAAATACGCTGACAACAATCCCGCACTGTTCAAGGCTGTTAAAGTTCGCTTCACTAAGCCGGTAATTCCTGGCCAGACCCTTCAAATTGATATGTGGCGCGATGGAAACAGGATATTCTTCAAAACATCTGTTGTGGAAACGAAGCAAGATGTTATAACGG GCGCATATGTGGATTTGAAAGATGTTATTGAAAGTGGCAAATCAAGCAAGCTATAA